A genome region from Eurosta solidaginis isolate ZX-2024a chromosome 2, ASM4086904v1, whole genome shotgun sequence includes the following:
- the LOC137241148 gene encoding uncharacterized protein, with product MLEQQFVIAPLSIFIFLTSSCLIAGDAAKCPTNIKYLKEVNDRMLEGFWHMQSRYIPQHHVDYRCHKTDITIGTHQLRIKTFLIKHNESKQVTNGRILFLPDGQFFTKYDKHASATFASSASSSSSAERLDIDWHKISYKIISLDCNKLILYACQDLLENKHAKMLWVYTTHTHPPEEVIKEYKDVAEDYGFTVNLLEPISHEECFRYV from the exons tgcccctttatcaatttttatttttttgacatcATCATGTTTGATAGCCGGAGATGCAGCGAAGTGtccaacaaatataaaatatttgaaagaagtGAATGATAGAATG TTGGAAGGTTTCTGGCATATGCAAAGTAGATATATCCCGCAGCACCATGTAGATTACCGCTGCCATAAAACTGATATCACAATTGGAACCCACCAGCTAAGAATAAAAACATTCCTAATAAAACATAA cGAATCCAAACAAGTTACAAATGGAAGAATTCTATTCCTGCCTGATggacaattttttacaaaatatgaTAAACATG cttctgctaCTTTCGCTAGTTCCGCAAGTTCCTCTAGTTCCGCTGAACGTCTAGATATTGATTGGCACAAGATTTCGTACAAAATTATAAGTCTTGATTGTAACAAACTTATCCTCTATGCGTGCCAGGATTTATTAGAGAATAAACACGCCA AAATGCTTTGGGTTTATACAACACACACTCATCCACCCGAGGAAGTTATAAAAGAATACAAGGATGTTGCAGAGGACTACGGTTTTACTGTAAATTTACTCGAACCGATCAGTCACGAAGAATGCTTTAGATATGTATAg